A genomic region of Lodderomyces elongisporus chromosome 5, complete sequence contains the following coding sequences:
- the MET15 gene encoding Homocysteine/cysteine synthase produces the protein MPSHFDTLQLHAGQPVDGPHRPRAPPIYATTSYVFNDSKHGAQLFGLETPGYIYSRIMNPTNDVFEQRIAALEGGIGALATSSGQSAQFLAIAGLAHAGDNFISTSYLYGGTYNQFKVAFKRLGIETRFVNGDSAADFEKLIDDKTKAIYLESIGNPKYNVPDFEKIVKVAHDNGIPVVVDNTFGAGGFLVNPIAHGADIVVHSATKWIGGHGTTTAGVVVDSGKFDWTKYPEKYPQFSKPSEGYHGLVLSEALKEAAYIGHLRIELLRDLGPALNPFGSFLLLQGLETLSLRVERQSENALALAQWLEKHPQVESVSYLGLPSHESHQLAKKYFNNGAKYYGGALAFTVKDQPKTSEDPFDEASPKLVDNLQIASNLANVGDSKTLVIAPYFTTHQQLTEDEKVASGVSKGLIRVSVGTEFIDDIINDFDQAFKKVYA, from the coding sequence ATGCCTTCTCATTTCGATACCCTTCAATTGCACGCCGGTCAACCTGTTGACGGACCACACAGACCAAGAGCTCCTCCAATCTATGCCACTACTTCATACGTCTTTAACGACTCCAAACACGGTGCTCAATTGTTTGGCTTGGAGACTCCAGGTTACATTTACTCAAGAATCATGAACCCAACCAATGATGTTTTTGAGCAAAGAATCGCCGCCTTGGAAGGTGGTATTGGCGCTTTGGCCACTTCTTCAGGTCAATCTGCCCAATTCTTAGCCATTGCAGGTTTGGCTCACGCTGGTGACAACTTTATCAGTACTTCCTATCTCTATGGTGGTACTTATAACCAATTCAAAGTTGCATTCAAGAGATTGGGAATTGAAACAAGATTTGTTAATGGTGACTCGGCCGCCGACTTTGAGAAATTGATTGATGACAAGACCAAGGCCATCTACTTGGAAAGTATTGGTAATCCTAAATACAATGTGCCagactttgaaaaaattgtcaAGGTTGCTCACGATAATGGTATCCCAGTCGTTGTTGACAATACCtttggtgctggtggtttCTTAGTTAACCCAATTGCACACGGTGCAGATATCGTCGTCCACTCTGCTACAAAATGGATTGGTGGTCACGGAACCACTACTGCCGGTGTTGTTGTGGACTCTGGTAAATTCGACTGGACTAAATACCCAGAAAAGTATCCACAATTCTCCAAGCCATCAGAAGGTTACCACGGCTTGGTGCTTAGCGAGGCTTTGAAAGAGGCTGCATACATTGGTCACTTGCGTATTGAGCTTCTTCGTGATCTTGGTCCAGCATTGAACCCATTTGGTTCAttcctccttcttcaaGGTTTGGAGACTTTGAGTTTGAGAGTTGAGAGACAAAGTGAAAATGCCTTGGCATTGGCTCAATGGTTGGAGAAACACCCACAAGTTGAATCGGTCTCATACTTGGGCTTACCATCCCACGAATCACACCAATTGGCTAAGAAGTACTTCAACAATGGTGCAAAATACTATGGTGGTGCTTTGGCCTTTACAGTCAAGGATCAACCAAAGACTTCCGAAGACCCATTTGACGAAGCATCTCCTAAATTGGTTGacaatttgcaaattgcCTCAAACTTGGCTAATGTTGGTGACTCAAAGACATTGGTTATTGCACCATACTTTACTACACACCAACAATTGACTGAAGACGAAAAAGTTGCTTCTGGTGTTTCAAAGGGATTAATTAGAGTCTCCGTTGGTACTGAATTCATTGATGATATCATTAATGACTTTGACCAAGCTTTCAAGAAAGTTTACGcttaa
- the OPT7 gene encoding OPT super — MTGTKIPEDALETVRKGQAETVVESISTKSNVSIEQIDSEAGSFDGEIPPDIAELPQVVRDTVSFEDDPTTPILTFRYFILSIIFIVPGAFIDTMNTYRTTSAAYSIFFVQIASHWFGKWLAKVLPKKRVSLGKLGSFDLNPGPWSIKETALITITANSGATGSQGLNSLSLAEIYYGEKVNAAVAIFFMWTIVFVGYSYAGIARNFLLYDPQFIWPSALMQTTLFQTQSKSDLDSKQSSKQMKIFFCVLIGVCAWHFFPEYIWPMTSSLAFLCWVAPENYTANFLGSGLGGMGFLNFTLDWSNITSSIMLYPYWVQVVEFVAFVLGAWILIPSVKWGGLSSFKSGLMSNSLFLANGTKYPTTDLLTPDLQLNMTAYHELGEVYLGAQRAWNMFFDYAAYVSGFVWVVVFGYSSLSSSFKKLIKARKSNSSLSLQYTDRLNKMQAVYKEVPLLWYIILFAASFITLLVILATKSLFMPWWCLIVGLVFGSIIVTPLGWLYALSNFQLAIGTFNELLYGYMIQSQSSRHPAGATVYGAIAGDAWYRAQYILQDQKIGHYMHLPPRSVFFSQIFGELIGVPINYAAMRWVLSSKMDYLNGTKEDPLHQWTGQSITSYNTNAIQYVVLGPSRLFKNYPVLPYGFLLGAGAPLVLYAAYRFFPNSKLKFNLWNTTVFFSTLSTFYGNISTGPLSSFIGGTITMFYAYRYKHALWKKYNYLLAAAIDTGYNLAILLIFICFSAGKVILMPNWWGNNELSVERCFALAKAG, encoded by the coding sequence CAGGCAGTTTTGATGGAGAGATACCTCCAGATATAGCAGAGTTGCCGCAAGTGGTGAGAGATACTGTATCATTCGAAGACGACCCTACGACCCCCATTCTCACATTCAGATATTTCATCCTTTCAATCATCTTCATTGTGCCTGGTGCATTCATCGATACAATGAACACTTATAGAACCACTTCAGCAGCATACTCCATCTTTTTTGTACAAATTGCATCACACTGGTTTGGTAAATGGCTAGCCAAAGTCTTGCCCAAAAAGAGAGTTAGTCTCGGTAAGTTGGGTCTGTTTGATCTCAATCCTGGACCATGGTCCATCAAGGAAACAGCATTGATCACCATCACTGCCAATTCTGGTGCTACTGGGAGCCAGGGCCTCAATTCATTATCATTAGCAGAAATCTATTATGGAGAAAAAGTCAATGCGGCAGTCGCCATTTTCTTCATGTGGACAATTGTCTTTGTTGGATACTCATATGCCGGAATAGCGCGTAATTTCCTACTTTACGATCCACAGTTTATTTGGCCGCTGGCTTTGATGCAAACAACATTGTTTCAAACACAAAGCAAATCAGATCTCGATTCGAAGCAAAGCTCAaagcaaatgaaaattttcttttgcgtGCTTATAGGTGTCTGTGCTTGGCACTTTTTTCCAGAATATATCTGGCCCATGACCTCATCACTAGCATTCCTTTGCTGGGTTGCACCTGAAAACTATACTGCAAACTTTCTTGGGTCTGGTTTAGGAGGTATGGGGTTCTTGAACTTTACATTGGACTGGTCCAATATCACGTCGTCAATCATGTTGTATCCATATTGGGTTCAAGTGGTTGAGTTTGTTGCATTTGTCTTGGGCGCTTGGATATTGATTCCCTCTGTCAAGTGGGGCGGCTTATCGAGTTTTAAATCTGGGTTAATGTCCAATAGTCTCTTTTTGGCCAATGGAACCAAGTACCCAACAACTGACTTGTTGACACCAGATTTACAATTAAATATGACGGCATACCACGAATTGGGAGAAGTATACCTTGGAGCACAACGAGCATGGAACATGTTTTTTGATTATGCTGCATACGTCTCTGGTTTTGTATGGGTGGTTGTCTTTGGCTATAGCAGTCTTTCCAGCtcatttaaaaaattgatcaaggcaagaaaatcaaatagTTCCTTGAGTTTGCAGTATACTGATCGATTAAACAAGATGCAAGCAGTTTACAAAGAAGTGCCTTTATTGTGGTACATAATCCTATTTGCAGCTTCATTCATAACACTATTGGTGATTCTTGCAACCAAGAGTCTTTTCATGCCCTGGTGGTGTCTCATTGTTGGGCTTGTGTTTGGCTCAATTATAGTTACTCCATTGGGCTGGCTATATGCATTGTCAAATTTCCAGTTGGCAATTGGTACTTTTAATGAATTGTTGTATGGATACATGATCCAGCTGCAATCTTCAAGACACCCTGCAGGTGCCACCGTGTATGGAGCCATTGCCGGTGATGCATGGTATAGAGCTCAATATATCTTGCAAGATCAGAAAATTGGCCACTACATGCACTTGCCACCAAGATCGGTATTCTTCTCACAAATATTTGGTGAGCTCATTGGCGTGCCAATAAACTATGCGGCAATGCGATGGGTATTGTCATCCAAGATGGATTATTTAAACGGTACAAAGGAGGACCCATTGCACCAATGGACAGGCCAATCGATAACATCATATAATACAAACGCAATCCAATACGTTGTATTGGGCCCATCACGATTGTTTAAAAACTACCCTGTATTACCATATGGTTTCTTATTGGGCGCCGGTGCGCCATTGGTCCTTTACGCTGCATACAGATTTTTCCCCAATTCAAAACTAAAATTCAATTTGTGGAACACcactgttttcttttcaacacTATCAACCTTTTACGGTAATATTTCTACTGGACCATTATCACTGTTTATTGGTGGAACCATCACCATGTTTTATGCCTATAGATATAAGCATGCCTTGTGGAAAAAATACAATTACTTACTAGCAGCTGCAATTGATACAGGTTACAATTTGGCCATCTTGTTGAtcttcatttgtttttctgcAGGCAAGGTTATATTGATGCCCAATTGGTGGGGCAATAATGAACTAAGCGTCGAAAGATGTTTTGCATTAGCCAAAGCTGGATAA